A window of Apium graveolens cultivar Ventura chromosome 8, ASM990537v1, whole genome shotgun sequence contains these coding sequences:
- the LOC141680031 gene encoding uncharacterized protein LOC141680031 → MLEKTYSTFYANNMLLKLQYCERGFTKYYEIISVLLLTGQNNELLLKNHEARPTSSKPFPEVNVVTSNEYGINKPFGRGCGRGYGQCPGHNFGHDRGHKKISNFKKKPHHEKWRKNDEKSKDNVMVHIVESTYNRYRMKGHWGRTYRTSKHLVDLYHAFLKNVETNFTEQSDPFGIAHLEAHLGGADPVDPPSLTHIKIGNFMMGMKMTNIDDGYI, encoded by the coding sequence ATGTTGGAGAAAACATACTCCACATTCTATGCCAATAATATGCTCCTGAAACTGCAATATTGTGAACGTGGATTTACAAAATATTATGAGATTATTTCAGTTTTGCTTCTTACGGGACAAAATAATGAACTTTTATTGAAAAATCATGAAGCACGTCCAACTAGCTCAAAACCATTCCCCGAAGTGAATGTTGTGACTAGTAATGAATATGGGATAAATAAGCCATTTGGACGTGGATGTGGGCGTGGATATGGACAATGCCCTGGTCATAATTTTGGGCATGATCGTGGTCacaaaaaaatttcaaattttaaaaagaagCCTCACCACGAGAAGTGGAGGAAAAATGATGAGAAATCAAAGGATAATGTGATGGTTCATATTGTTGAAAGTACTTATAATCGATATAGAATGAAAGGTCATTGGGGACGTACATATCGTACTTCCAAGCATCTTGTGGACCTTTATCATGCCTTTTTGAAGAATGTTGAAACAAATTTTACTGAACAAAGTGATCCCTTCGGGATAGCCCATCTTGAAGCACACCTTGGTGGTGCGGATCCAGTTGATCCTCCAAGCCTCACTCATATTAAAATTGGTAATTTTATGATGGGAATGAAGATGACCAATATTGATGATGGATATATTTAA